Part of the Arvicanthis niloticus isolate mArvNil1 chromosome 2, mArvNil1.pat.X, whole genome shotgun sequence genome, TCTTTCCACAAGAGCAGCAGGTCCTTTTAACAgccaagccatctctcaagccccagatttataacatttatattaTCCCTTTTTTACAGAGAGGTAAACTGAGGCTTGAAGAGGTTAACTAACTTGATCTGGGCCACTTAGCTGGACAGTAGTAGAACCAGGGCTGGAACTCCCAGATTCCCACTCATGTGACAAGCCCTACTGTGCTCCAGCATATGTGTATTCAGATCGGGAGAACCAGCTGAGTCAGAATGAAGGTTGTAAGGCTTCCTGAGGTTGTATGTCCTAGCCCCAGAGAAGCTGTTTCTCCTGTTGTGACCCTGGGACACAGGATGTGGAAAGGACCTAGCGACAAGGAGCACAGTGCTGGAaacctccctcctttcctcccctctggGCCTCTCATGTTTCCTGCCCTAAACTCTGCTCTGCTATTTTCCCAAGGAATTCACAGCACGGTGTGTCCCTAAGGAGACACTTTTGGGGCCAGAGAGCCAAGCCAGGGAGGTGACTCCATCACTGGCCAAGACAGGGGTCAGTGGACTCAGGGGCCCAGAGGAGTGGGTATAAGAATGAGAAGGccccccagcacttggaaggcagaggcaggtggatttctgagttcgaggccagcctggtctacagagtgagttccaggacagccagggctacacagggaaactctgtcttgaaaaaaaaaaaaaaaaaaagaatgagaaggcCTGCAGGAGACATGTGGTTGCCACTCTGCCGCTCCTCTaggtaccagaaaaaaaaaaagtcaatagtaCTCTTAGAAGCAGGGCACACACCTTACCcctagggaggcagagtcaggcagatctctatgagatcaaggcctgcctagtctacatagtgagttcctggatagCCAGAGCTAACATGAGTATACACACAAATACCTGCTGTTTAAAACATGCtcacgtgtgtgtgcatacaagtgcacatgcacacatgtgtgcactcgcgcacacacacacacacacacacgcacacacaatctTTATACTGCCTACTTAAGACAATCTAAGGCACTCTGTGACAATAATAAATGATCACCAAATTTCATCTTTGTGCCACTTATTCTACGAGGTTGAGTGTCTTTCATATCCTTACAGCTAGCTTTATGAAGTAggtaataaatgtattttttgcccccccccttttaaattttctttccttcctttccttccttcctttctcacaTGAGGACAGGCTGGACATGCAGTCCCCAAAGGATGTAGACCAGCCTCAGGTACATAGTCAATTGTAAAGTACCTGCCTACGTGGCAGTACCTATTTCTTGTTCAAGGCCTGtaacttttttaaagatttatttatatgtattgtgtgtgcatgcacactcatgtatGTGTATTCACACATGTGTTCAGGTACCTACGGAGGCTAGGAGTGGAATCATGGGTGGTTGTTACCACTTAGTGTGGTTGCTTGGAACTGAGTTCAGGACCTCTTCAAGGGCAGCCAGTCCTCTAAACTGCTGAACCATTGCTGCCCTCAAGGCCTATAACTGACAGAAGGCAAAACTGAAGTTTGAAGCTACACAACCTTTTGAACTCTTCATAGCTGGGGGACTATGGTTAGGAGAGCGTGAACTATGGCATAGAATAGAAACCctgtattgttttgtgtgtgagagggagggatgtgtctatgtgtgcacatcAGAATCCAAGTACACATGTtccagtgtgtgtgcacatatgtgtttgtgtgtattcatgtagaGGCCCCAGGTTGATGATGCATGGTGTCTTCCTTGGTTACTTTCCACCatatgttttgagatagagtctctcactaaacctcgGACTCAAAGATCCATCTAGGCAGACCAGgaagcaagctccagggatctatctgtctatctctccctccccaggactggaattacagacaggtgCTGTTGTACTCTGTTTTATGTGTGGCTGCTAGGAATCAAAAGtggggtcttcatgcttgtgtgttgagtgctttaccaactgagccatctccagagcCCCCAGTAAGCTCTTTGAGCAATAATGTAAGTACACAAGTATGCAGCTTCCTGTGATTGTAACCAGATGTGGTGCCGAGGGAGAGAGTTCTCCCTGGAGGCCATTGCCCTGATCTGAAGGTTGGAATGGAAGGGCTCTAACCACTCAAAATGGTCAGATTGGTTCTCTAGAGTTGGGTGAAGGGGGTTGTAAAGTCTGAGTTGTTCTTTTGAGGTCCAGGGCAGTTTGGGATGGGAAAGAAAGCTTTTGGGGTGTTCAGCCAGAGCTATGACCACCCACCCAAAGCCTAAGCTTTCAGGCTACAGAGAGCTCTGTGACTCTGGTGATGTTCTACCAGAGCTAAGGCAAGGAGAACTTTccaagaaacaagaaacacacagcCCAAGAAATAAGTACTTGGGGCAGCCAATACCACCTGTGACCCCTTCCTGCTGTCTCTCTGCCCGTGGGTTTCTAGCCACCTCGATCCTACACTGCTCCCTCTGTAGCCATAGTTGTCTGCTTGGCCTCGCCAGCACCTTCCTCAGGgctcattctctctcacacaccagGCCTCTGTCTGCTGTGGCAGCTCCTTTGTTTACCCTCAGAGCTCTCAGGCGCACTACTAGCCAAACACAACGAAGCCTAGCCAGAGAGAACTCAGTTCCAGACTCAGTCTGGCTCCTCTGGGACAGGTAATGGCCTCCAAATCAAGGAGACAGCTCAAAAGAAAGCTGCCCCCTGCACTGGGCTCTTGCTTCAGGTCCTGACAACCCAAAGGAAAAGGACACAAGATCTGCCCATTGTTGGGCAGGGATCCCTACTTTTGAGACAGCTTTGGCTGGGAGCCCTGGGAATCAAAGCCTCAGCTGGAGAGAGGTGGGGAAAATTTTGAGGCCGTATGGGTGGGAACCAGAGACTTGGACTTCTCCTGGTCCTTGTGTCTCTCTCTAACCAGGTAGAATCTGGGCCTTGAGCCCTCCACTCTGAGATCCAGGTGCCTAAAATTCTCTACCAGAGAGGACTGTCCTCTCCAAAAGTTCATGCCCCACACCTCCCCCAAAGATTCTAGCTAAGAAAAGGAAGTGAACATTTACTGTGGGCCAAGTTCCAAGCAGGAAGCATTGTGAGGATGTGCCTGGCatgttctgtctgtctgaggTCAGCAGGGGAGATTAGTGATTTGTGTGTAATTACGCACTTACATAATATGCAATGTAAAGGGAGCGGCTCCTCTTCTGACTCGGAGCTTTGTGAACAGTGAAGTGCTGTGGTCACACAGCCCCAGAGAGCAGTGGGGTCCTAAGCCAGATCATGTGAGAAGCAGTGGTCAGTGGTAGAGATGTGACGCCACCACAGGGCGGTAGAGACCTTGGCAGCCCAGACTCCCCATGGAAAAAAGTAGAAGGCCCTTTAAATGAAGCCCAGGCAAGTCTGTGATTATTGTGGTAGAGGGGGGCACTGGGCAGAGGCTGTGAATGAAGTGGAGACAGTGTAAAAGAAAACCACgcttccccaccccctaccccctgAAGGCTTCATTTTGGAGACAGGAGCTTGTTTAGGGAATGTAAAACTCTAGCTCTATGCTAGGCCCCAATGGAACAGAAGGAGCTAGGGACCAATggcttttggaaagatcaggaatggGGCGAGAGGTGAACTCTGGCCCTGACCAGCTGTACTCTCTGCACCATTCTGCTTCGGTTCCCAGGAGTGGGGGTAGAGTCCAAGCCTGGGAAACAGTTTATACCTGAGGCACCCTACTTTCACTCTCAAGGGTTAACAATTCTTTAGGAGATCTGGGTCCCCTGGAGTAAACAAGAAATCTGCCACAATTTTAGCCATGAAGATTCAGCTTTTTATCTCATCGATGTACATTTTAATCTAACAGCCTAATTAGTCTCCTACTCTTCACCCCTGCCCAAGTCCTTTCCCCTTCTTGCCCAGCCCCTGCAATGAACATCTCGTGGCACACCAGGCACAAAGGTGACTCAAGGAGGGGATGGCACTTGTAGCTCTCCCATGAGGAGCTTCGGCGATAGCTCCAGTTTCTCTGGAGAGTCTGGAGAGCAAGGAAGCCCCGGGGAGGAGATATGGTGAACTGAGTCTCATTGAAGAACACCTTTCCTGGGCCTCAGGCCCACTCAGAGTCTGTTCCTTGGACAGGCATCTTCAGATGGGGGTCTCTTTAGCCCAAAACATATCCGGAGAGTAAGCCTGATGAAAACTCTTTCCTGCAGGCTGTTGAGATACTTCCAGCTGCAGCTTTACAACTTCTCTGTGATTCCAGGAGCCTGTGGAGGGGGTTCTCTCTGGATGTGCCACCCTGGAAGACAAGAGGGCCCACGCTGCTACCTGCAGCCACAAGATTCCACGACCATGTCCTCGTACTGTTTATATACCACGTTGTTGGCAGAGTCAATGAAGAGGATGCTGATGGGACTCAACCGTGTAGGCACACAACAGGTGGGTGGTGTGGATTCAGGGTCCATAGAGTTCATCAGGGTCTGAATGACTGCATGGTTTGTGGGCTCCAAGTGGGAGCGCAAGGGGAACTCACACAGTCCTTCGCAGTGGAAGGCCTCATACTCAAGGGGCGCGATGATCCAGTCGTCCCACCCCATGTCCTTGAAGTTGACATGCAAGGCCTTGCGACTGCAGCGAGCCTTGAGGTTCTTGCTGGGTCGCTTGCCCTGGCGATTGGCCAGTGGGGCCCGCCGTTTCCGCCGCTGGCTGAACAGATATTCATACACGGTCTTGTCATCCTGGCCAGAGCGGGCCTTAATCTCATTAAAGAACAGGTCCCGTTTTTTAGTACGACCAAACACCAGGAATAGGGCTTTCTCGTGGACCTGTCGGGCAGCACGTTCAAAGCCCAGGCCACGGAGGTCCACGGCCCGGCCCCGTTCCCAGGCCTCCAGCTCCAGGCACAGCTGCGCTGAGTTCTTAAAATTTCGGAAGAGTTTCCAGATGTCGAACACCTCCCAGCCAGATCCATCCAGGCCTGGCACGGAGCGCACATCCAGCAAGGCTGCCGGCTGCCGGCCGCTGGGGCAGCTGGACAGCTTCAGCTGGGCAACCCGCCCGCTACTGGGGACCGCTGGCTTGGCCACGTCCAAGGGCTTCTTCCGTAAGATCCGCAATTCAGCCCCCAACAACCCATCCTTCTCCAAGGCACTGATGTCAAACAcgtacctctgcttcctgaccacagGACCTCGGTCATCTAGAGAAAACAGCCAGAAGTCAATTCCTGTCACTTCACCAAGAGAGTCCGCCACCTCTGGGCCTCCAGGGAGGACCTAGCTCTCTCCCAATCAAAAGAGGTTTCTCTAACCTCTTCCCCACTATGGCCGAAGCCAACATGCAAACCACCAAGAGCCCTTTTCCCAATGAAGGTATGTGGCTACTTATTATCTGAGTGACCCTGGTGTTTGTGCCAATATGTATTAAAGTCATTAGCCTTATAACTGTCACCTATCAGTGTCCTCCCCATGCGTGATCCAGCGTGATTCTCTCCTATAAATAAGATAGGTGGTATGTACATTTAAATTAACCACTTttcagaggaggaaacagaagctcAGAGTAAAGCTCAGAGGCGTATTCAATGTCATCTAGctaaggagaaagaaataaaagtgtaGCCTAGAACTTTAATAGTCTGGTCTGAGCTTCTTACACTTTAACGATCTTAGAGTTCTTGTTATGGGCAAGGCACAGAGTTGAGAGTAAACTGATGTGGGTAACACAGCAAATTAACAAGATCAGTCTGCAGCTCAGCTTCCCTAGTTCGCATGCTAATGATTTGGTACATGAGTGTTccagtttgtgtatgtgtacacacacccatGTGTGCAACTGGGTTCACGAGTAAGCATAAGGTAATATACTGACATGTGTAAGTAGAGTTGGGATTATATGAATACCTTAAACATGatgctatatatgtatgtgtgcatgtatgtaattCATTTaccatgtgtataaaatataaggctgtgtggtgtggggtgtgtgtgtgtgtgtgtgtgtgtgtaagctcaaTGGTATCTCTGAATCAGCATGCCCTCCTTCCTAAATGCCAATATGCCATTAGGGAACATTCAACTATTGCTCTAGAAGGTAACTAATTAGGCCTTTAAactctccatctcccctccccacgCTCCCTTAGTGCTGGGGGGACACAAGGACTTATTTTATGAGCCCTAGAGGGGTCACAGCTTTCCCTGGCTGGGCAGGCAGCCAGGCCACCTCCCCCACCTCTGCCAGACCTACTGCCTCtgtacctcccccaccccctgtcaTTCCCCTACAGACCAACTCTAATGAGGAGCCTCTCCCACcctggcccctcccccaccctgccaGCCAAAGTCCTGAGACTCAGCACCAGAGCCTGTGAACCGCAAGAAACTTCACCAACTGCCAGCCAGAGAACTGGAGACTCAGAAGGGAAGGGATTTGCTAAGAACACGCAGCAAGTTGAGAGGAAGAGCCAGCAACACTAGGCGGGCAGACCTCCCTCTGGCAATGCAAGAAAGACAAGTACTCTCCCAGGTTACTGatggaaaggacacaaggtattCCCATTCAAAATGCTCAGACATCACCCAGTCCAATGCCCATGTAGTATACATATAGGAAGAGACCCCAGGGAAGAAGGGGCTCAGTGTGCCCTCAGTCAGCTGCCTCCCTCTGGGACTCCAAGATGACAAGTATTCTGTCTTTACATTTCCTGCCCCCTTCACCTCCTATCTGAGGGTACAGTTGAAGAACCACGGGGACCtaaagtttctttctctctgctatCTGAGAAAAACCTGGAGCTTAGAGACTTTAGACCCACACGAGGTACAGAGCACCACCCAGTAATCAAGAGTGGGTCTTGGAGTCTAGTATCCAACTGGCAGATCTTAGCTCCTCTCTGCATTTTAGTACCCATTCTGCACCTTGCAGAAGTTGAACTTGGAGATCCCTAAGTGCTCCTAGTACTGGACCCAGTGTGTATGAGAGAAGTTCTGGATTCCCACCCTAGGCTAAATACACACACTGTCCTCCACCTGCATACTCCACGACTTTGGAACTCCTGGGTCTGTGCAAATGCCCCTCCCTGCCACCCCAACCCCTCACCTTGCCCTTTGTCAATAAAGCTGGTGATGGTGTTGGCCAGGCCAGCCTCCAACTTCACGCTGCTGTTGCCTCCCTTTCTGTCAGCATCGGACAGCGTCCTGTACAGCGAGAGCATGTATTCGTGGGGTGTGATGGGGGGCGGGCGAAACGGCTCCTTGGGCTCTCGAGGGGTCCCAGGCTCCCTGGTCTTCTTCAGCAAGAAGGAGCTGGGGGCAGATCCTGCTTTTGAAGATGCTTTGCCCCCAGGAAGCTGTCCTTTTGGGGTTACAGTCCGGGCTGCAGCCTGCCTGGTCTGGGGAGAGGGTCCTGGCTTGGTTTCAGAGCCACCAGATCTGGGGGGCATCTTTCTGGATTCATCTTTCTTGGCCTGTGTCTGCCCAGAGCTTCCCTTGGCCCTGGCATTGGTGGCCCCCACACCATAGCTGTGACCCCCTGGCCTAAAGATATTCCGGGCCAGGGGTGGCCTCTCCTTGGCCTCTGCTTTGGCCAACCCTGGCCTGGCCCCTGGGGGTCTCTGGCCTAAGTCAGGAGCACCCAACACAGTGCAGATGAGTTCCAGGTCCAACCAAGCCAGGTGCCAAAGCAAAAAAGTGAGGAGTTTGGGGAGTCTCATCCTCTGGCCAACCGCTGAATGACACCACAGAGAAAGGCAGCAGCAGCGAAGGTGTCTCTGGCTTGGCAGGATAAACCATGAAAGGACTGGGTCTTCAGAGGCAGCGGgggcagcagcagtagcagcagcaggcagGGCTTTCTCCTCAGTCTGAGTGTCTTGAAGTCCGCCGGGCGTGTGTCTGTATCCAGTCCCATAGTGGAAATGCTCCCGTGTCCAGACGTGCACCGTCTCCAGTCAGCAGCTGAAAATAACTCGTTCTTGAAAGGAGAAAGCCGACCGCCCCCTTTCTCCCGCACAACTGACTGAGGGCTTGAAGGAGGCTTGTATAAGGCTGAGGGATTTTTCCAAGAAGGAGGAATGGCGTAATGCAGCCTGTGCACTccagttttttttccctctaatttTGAATCCTTTCCAGTGaaaatacttacacacacacacacacacacacacacacacacacacacacacacaaacttgcagGTGCTCAGAAAAAATCTTTTACAAACCTGAACTCAGGAATTGGAAACGGAATTCCAACCCAAACCAATTTAATTACTCTCTGATGTCATGCTGTCTAAATTCATTTAAGTGCGATatatttatgtgaaaaaaatcacCGCTGCCCTTTGGAGGCCATGGCTCACAGGGGCTCTTGGCTCAGAGCCCCATAGCGGGACTCTGGCTTAGGGGGCCTCCACATCCCAGAGTAGACTCAGGGGTCTTCACCTCCACCCCACCATCCTGAGCAGAGATGTCGAGGAGAGTGTAGAGACCTGCAGGCGCTGAGCGTGTGAGCTAGGTTTTCAGTGAAGTCCTTGGAGTGTCTGAAAAGCATTTTCAATCTCTCTGTCTAGTCTGagacctggtgtgtgtgtgtgtgtgtgtgtgtgtgtgtgtgtgtgtgtgtaggacagcaCAGATGGCAACATTTACCcacagtttcttttattttaataaacttgtgacccagaaacagaaaaaaaaatcagtgcccACTATAGCACCCCCACCAAATGCCATTGGCTAAGCACTGCCATCCTGTAGCCCCCTTGGAAACAGGCCCAGGGTGTGCGTACCTCAGCCACTACCCAAGCAAAGACCCGCCAGTTTTCTTAGAAGAAATTAGCTGAGGCCAGAGGTGGCAGCCCCAGCCTAAGGCAGCAGCGACCCCTGCAGGGGGTTGGGAAAACAAGCTCtccctggctgcttttccaggagCTGGTGAAATTTGAATTCCTGCTTAACTCAAGAGagaccctctccctctctgccttttcttcttcatcgTCTTTAGATAATGTCTCAGATAACCCATGagagcctcaaattcactatgtatccaaggctggccttgaactcctggtcttaCACCACCTCTAGCTCAAATACTCTTCCTGTAGCAAGAGCTGACCTTGGACTTAAAATGTAGCTGAGGCTGCCCTTGGAGtcctgatccttctacctccaccTGCTTGGCTACAGAGTAGGATTATAGAACTGTACCA contains:
- the Gdf5 gene encoding growth/differentiation factor 5, with protein sequence MRLPKLLTFLLWHLAWLDLELICTVLGAPDLGQRPPGARPGLAKAEAKERPPLARNIFRPGGHSYGVGATNARAKGSSGQTQAKKDESRKMPPRSGGSETKPGPSPQTRQAAARTVTPKGQLPGGKASSKAGSAPSSFLLKKTREPGTPREPKEPFRPPPITPHEYMLSLYRTLSDADRKGGNSSVKLEAGLANTITSFIDKGQDDRGPVVRKQRYVFDISALEKDGLLGAELRILRKKPLDVAKPAVPSSGRVAQLKLSSCPSGRQPAALLDVRSVPGLDGSGWEVFDIWKLFRNFKNSAQLCLELEAWERGRAVDLRGLGFERAARQVHEKALFLVFGRTKKRDLFFNEIKARSGQDDKTVYEYLFSQRRKRRAPLANRQGKRPSKNLKARCSRKALHVNFKDMGWDDWIIAPLEYEAFHCEGLCEFPLRSHLEPTNHAVIQTLMNSMDPESTPPTCCVPTRLSPISILFIDSANNVVYKQYEDMVVESCGCR